The DNA window CGCGACGAAGCCGTCCAGTGCGACGGCGTGCAGCAGGCCACCCGGGACCGGGTCGCGCAGGGCGGCCACCGCCAGCCGCCCGACCGGCAGCCCACCCGCGGGGGATGTCGCGGCGAGCACCAGGTTGCCGTAGCGCCGGCCGCGCAGCATCCGCCGGTCGCCGAGCACGCACACGTCGCCGAAGACCGCCCGCAGTGTCGCCACCTGCACCCGGGTGCCGACCAGTGGCGGCAGGTCCGTGACGTTGACCAGGTACAGCCCGTCCGGGCGCAGGGTGCGGGCCACCTCGGCGGCGAACTCCACGGTGCGCACGTGTCGTGGCATCCGGGCTGCCCGGTAGATGTCGGCGACCACTAGGTCGTACCGGCCGGCCGGGCTGGCGGCGACCGCCTCCCGGGCGTCGGCGACCTCCACCTCCACCTCGGGCGGCAGCGGCGGCAGCTCCCGGGCGACCAGCTCGACAACCGCCGGGTCCCGCTCGATGACGCGCTGCGGGGAGCCGGGTCGGGTGGTGGCCAGCCACCGGGGCAGCGTCAAGGCGCCGCCGCCCAGGTGCAGCGCGCTCAGCGGGTCGCCCGCCGGGGCCGCCAACTCCACCGCGGAGGCGATCCGCCGGACGTACTCGAAGTGCAGGTGCCGGGGATCCTCGACGTCCACGTACGACTGCTCGACGCCGCCGGAGAGCAGCATCCGCCCGGTCCGGCGGACTGGATCGGCGACCAGTTCCAGCCGGTCGGCGGCGCGGTTCATGCCCGGCACGCTAGCCGAGCCGCCGGAGCACGCGGCCCGTGGGCCGGCCGAGGCGAGCCCGGCTCGCGACGCCGGTGCCGCCGCCCCGGCCGGGCCCGGCCGTGTCGACGGGGGGGCACGGCGGGCGGGCCGGCGGCGTGGGTGTGCCCCGCGTCCGCCGGCCCGCGTGCGCCGAGGTGTCCGGTCAGCCGCCGGCCATCCCGGCACCCACCTCGTCGATCGCGTCGTCGATCCGGTGGGCGAGGTCCACGTCGAGCGCGGTCACCCCGTCCGCCTGGTTGGTCCGCACGGTCAGCACGGCGGCCGTGCCTCCGGGGCGCCCGATGCTCGGGGCGCGCCCCGTCTCCTGGCGCAGCTGGTCGAGCCGGTCGAGCACCCGGTCCAGGTTGTCCGGCGGCAGCGCGACCACCCGGAACAGGGCGTCACTGTCGCCGGCCCAGTACGGCAGGTCGTCCAGCGCCGCCCGCAGCTCGGCCGCGTCCAGGGTGGGTGTGGTGGTGGAGGCGCCGACGAGGCCGCCGCCGGCCTCCGGCGGGTTCAACAGGTCCCGCAGGCCGTCGGGTACGTGCAGCGACTCGACCAGGTCGCCGTCCTGCTCGGCGAGCGCGGCGAGGGTCGCCTCCGCCTGATAGCGGGCCTGCTCCGGGGTACGGCCGCTGATCCGGCCCACCTCGGCCAGGAAGCCGGGCAGGTCGCGGTGCCGTTCGACGCCGTCGACGGGCAGCACGTCGTGCAGCGAGGTCGGCACCGCAGTGAGCAGTCGCTGCCGTTCCGCCGCCTCCAGCGCGAAGGCGAGCACCAGCACGGTCGCCTCGGTGCCCACCTTGGCCGTCCTGAAGTCGACCCCGGCCCGGCGCCGAACGTCCTCGACCAGCTCCTGGTAGCCCACGCTGCTCGCCCCCGCCGCGCTGGCCGGTGGGGACGTCTGCGGCCGCGGATTGTCCGGCGTGCCGACCTGCGGCGGGGCCGGTCCACCGCGCGTGCTGTCCGGCTTGTGGTGTCCGGCCGGGCCCGGTCCGTCCCGCCTGCCCTGATCGAGGCTGGTGAGCTGCTTGGAGGCGCTCAGGCTGGCGCCGAACTCGCTGGGCTGGCGACCCTGTTCGCGGGCCTGCCGGGCCAGAGCCCGGCGCCTCTGGTTGTCGCCCTCCATCTGCTTGCGCATGGTGACACCCCTTCCGCTGGGGATCGTGCCTGCGTCCGTCGCCTTCCCGCCGTCCCGGGCACCGAAACGGACGCCGCCGGAGCGGGCGAGGCCGGCATCAGCGGGCTTCATCCGGCGCGGGTGATGGGCGCTCACCCGACCGGCCCGCAGGATCACATCAGGACCGCAGTTCTTCCGAGGTACGCGGAAGGAAGGTCGTCATGAAACGGATCGTCGAGATCGTCCCCGCTCGACCCGGCTGGTACGCCCGCTGGCAGCTGACGCCCGACGCGACGCGGTGTTACGCGGTGAGCCTGTGGGCCCTGCTGGAGGAGGCCGACGGGACCGGCCGCGAGGTGGTCGGCATGGACTGCATCGGCCAGTGGCCGGGCGCGGACGACAACGAGTCCGGTGGGGATTTTGTCCGCTACCTGTACCAGACGCCCGATTCGGGGACACCGCAGGACGCCGACTCCGCGCCGACCGGCGAGCTACGCGAGAGCGGACCCCGGCTCCAGCCGATGACCGCGCCCTAGACATTCCTCCGGCCCCCGACCCCAGGTCCCAGGGTCGGGGGCCACCCCCTTTTCGGGGCGGCCCGCTGGGCGCCGATCAGCTGATCGCGCGCAGGTCGTCGGCGGCGTGCTCCACGGCCAGCAGCTCACCCAGCCCGGTGCGGTCCAGCATCCGCTGAAGCTGCGGGCTGACCCCGGTCAGCCGGATGGCCCCGGCGGCGCGGTGCACCACGAGCAGGGCGCTGAGCCCGGACGAGTCGCAGAGGCTCACGCCGGTCAGGTCGATCATCAGCGACTGCTGGTCGTCGCCGCGCAGTTCGGCAACCGCCGCGATCAGGTCCGGCGCGGTGTCGTAGTCGAGGTCGCCGGTCAGCCCCAGCCGAACGTGCCCGGTATCGAGCCGGGTCACCTCGATGGTCAACAGCTGGGAGGACATTGCTCCATGTTCCCAGCCGGCGGACCGAACGCAAATCCGGGGGCCGTGACGCGCCGGCCGGTGGGTCGGCGAGCGGGCCTCCCAGCTGCCGTGAGGTGCCGCTCCCGGCCGCCCGGCGTAGGGTGGGCGGGACGGTATTGACCACAGGCGCCGGTTCCGGTGCGGGTCCGGTGGACGACAAGGAGTGAGGCTCAGCTGGTGACTGTTGCCGACGCCAGGGACTGGGACCCGGGCGACGGACGGATCTCCACACCGAGTACCACACGGGCCCCGGCGTGGTCAGCCGCCGGGCCGGTCCGGCCGACGGCCGCCCTGCCACCGCTGGCCCCCTACCGGGGGCAGGTCCCGCCCGACTGGTCCGAAGTCGTCGAGCACTTCCGCGAGGGACTGGTCGTCTGCGACGCCGACGGCGTCGTGCGGCACGTCAGCCCGGTGGCCGAGCGGTTGCTGCCCGAGGTGGTGCCCGGCGAGTTGCTCGCCGCGGCCGGCGTGCCCGCGTTGAGCGACGGGAGCCCGGGCGGCTTCACCCATCGCGGGCGCCGGCTCACCGCCCGCTGCGTACCCCTCTCCGGCAGCCGCTGCTGCTGGTACGTCGAGGACATCACCGAGAGCGTCAGCCGCGCCGACGCGCTCCTCGCCGAGCGGGCCCGCTCGGCCTTCCTGGCCGTGGTGGGCGACAAGCTGGGCAACCCGCTGCACCCCGACCGCGCCGCCGCGGCGGTCGTCCGGCTCGCCGTGCCGTCGCTGGCCGAGGTGGCCGTCCTGGTGCTCGCCCCGCGGTCGGGGCGGGCCCGCTGGTGGCGGGCCTCGCGGACGGACGACGAGGCGCCGATGGTGGACAGCGGCGTGCTGGCCGGCGGCGACCTGCCGGCGGCCATCGCCGACGGTCTGACCGGGGTCGAGCCGCACGCGGTGGACTGGCTGGTGGAACAGGCGGTCGACGCGGGCTGGCTGCCCGGCCTGCCCGGCACCGAGAGCGCCGCCCGGGTCGTTCCGCTGCCGGGCGGGGACGCCCCGGTCGGGGTGCTGCTGGTCGCCCGCCGTGCCACCCGACCGTACGACGAGGACGACGTGGAGCTGATCCGCGCCTTCGCGGCCCGGGCCGGCGCGGCGTTGACCACCGCGCTGCTGTACCGCGACCAGGCGGAGGTGGCCGACACCCTCCAGGCCAGCCTGCTGCCGGTGGAGCCGGCCGAGACCGCCGGCGTGCAGTGGGGCACCGCGTACCGGCCGGCACAGGCGGGGCTGCGGATCGGCGGCGACTTCTACGGCTCGCACCGGCTCGCCGACGGCGGCTCGCTGTTCTTTCTCGGTGACGTCTCGGGCAAGGGCGTCGAGGCGGCGGTGTTCACCGGCCAGCTGCGCCAGTGCCTGCAGGCCCTGCACCGGGTGGAGTCGCACCCCGGGCGGCTGCTGCGGCTGCTCAACGACGCCCTGCTGGAGACGACCCAGGCGCACGGCCAGGGCCGCTTCGCCACCATCGTGCTCGGCGTCGCCCGGCCGGAGCGCGAGGGTGGTCTCACGCTCACCATGGCCGGCGGTGGGCACCTGCCGCCGCTGGTGCTGCGCGCCTCCGGCGAGGTGGAGACCGTGCCGCGGCGCGGCATGCTCATCGGCGTGGTGCCCGACCCGCGCGTCGGCGAGGTGACCGTCCGGCTGGCCCCGGGCGAGACCTGCCTGCTCTACAGCGACGGGGTGACGGAGGCCCGTGGTGGCCGCCGCGGTGATGAGCAGTTCGGCCCGGAGCGGCTCGTCACCGCGGTGACCGACTGCCAGCGGATGCCGGCACCCGCCCTGGCCGAGCGGGTCGAGCAGGTCACCTGCGACTGGCTGGCGCACGGCGACCACGACGACATCGCGGTGCTGGCGCTGCGCGCGGTCGGCCCGGGCGGGCGGGCGTCGCGGCACCTGCACGCCGTGCCCCGACCGGCCGCGACCGACCAGCAGAGGGAGACCTGAGCGTGACCGCGCCGTCCACCGCAGCCGACCCGACCGACGTCTACCCCGGCTATCTGGACTGCCTCGCCGACGCCGACGAGTACGCCGCGATCGAGGTGGCGCTCGGCCTGCTCGACGCGGGCCTGCCGGCCGAGCGGGTGCTGCTCGACCTGGTCGCGCCGGCCCAGTCCGAGGTGGGCGAGCGGTGGGCGCGCAACGAGTGGAGCGTCGCCCAGGAGCATGCGGCCACCCACATCAGCGAGCGGGTGGTGGCGGCGGTCGCCGCGCACGCCAACCCGCGTCCGACCCGCGGGCGGGTCGTCGTGGCCTGCATGGACGGTGAGTGGCACGCGTTGCCGCCCCGGCTGGTGGCCGAGGTGCTGCGGCTGCGCGGGTGGCAGGTGACCTTTCTGGGCGCGAGCGTCCCGGCGGCGCACCTGGTGTCGTACCTGCACCAGCACGACGCGCACGCGGTGGCGTTGGCCTGTGCGCTGCCGGTACGGCTGCCGCACGCCCACCGCATGATCGAGGCGTGCCGCCGCTCGGACGTGCCGGTGGTGGTCGGGGGGCGCGGGTTCGGTGCGGACGGCCGGTGGGCCCGTCGGCTCGGTGCCCCCTGGGCGGCGGACGCGCCGGCGGCGGCCGAGCTGATCGCCGACGAGCGGGCGCTGCGTCGGGTGCCGCCGGCGCAGCTGTCGCACCTGGCCGACGACGAGTACGCGAGCCTGGTCCGGCGCCGGGGTGAGCTGATCGACAGCGCGCTGGCCGACCTGTGCGAGCGGGTCCCTGCGACGCGGGCCTACACGGCCGCCCAGCTCGACTCGACCGTGAGCGACCTGGGCCACATCGTCGACTTCCTGGCCGCCGCGCTCTACGTCGATGACGCCTCGCTGTTCACGGAGTTCGTGGAGTGGCTGGTGGGGATCCTGACCAGCCGTGGGGTGCCCGCCGCGGCGGTGGACCTGCCCCTGGTGCACTACGCCGCCGCGCTGCGCGACTTCCCCCGGGCGGTGCGCGCGCTGACCCTGGGCCGGACCGCGCTGCTCGCCGCCGGGGGCAGTGCCGCCCGCTGATCACCGGCCTGCGGCGCTGCCTGCCGATCACCGTGCCATGCGCTCGTCGGGGTGCCCCTGCTTATACTTGCCGCACTGCAAATGTCCCACCCAGCGGTGGAGCGAAGGGGGAGCACGGTGACGTTCAGCGTCAGGTACGCCGGGCGTGATGGCGATGGGTACTGCCTGAGGCTCGCCGGTGAGCTGGACCTGAGCACCGCGCCCGAGTTGGCCGCCGCGATCGACCGGCTCTCCGACGCGGGCGAGAGCCGCGTGCTGCTCGACCTCACCGACCTCACCTTCTGCGACTCCACCGGGATGGCCGTGTTCGTCCGGGGAGACAACCGGGCCGCCGCCGAGGGGGGTTGGTTGCGCCTCACCGGCGCCAGCGGCCGGGTCGAGCGGGTGTTGCGGGTCACCGGCCTCGCCGATGTGTTGCACTACCAGCCGGACACGGTCGACCCGGCGTCCCAGAGCGCCTCCTGATGGGCTAGATTTCCCCGCCAACACGGTGACCGTCTGGTCCCGTCCCCGCTGAACCAAGGCAGGTAGTGATGGGCGCAGACAGCTCGCATCCGGTACGGATCCTGGTGGTGGATGACGACCCGGGCGACGTGCTGATGATCGAGGAAGCGTTGGCGGACTCCGACGTGGACAAGGTCATCGACGTGGTGAGCGACGGCGAGGAGGCGATGGAGTTCCTCCGCGCCGAGGGGCGGCACCTGGAGGCCCGCCGGCCGGACGTCATCCTGCTGGACCTGAACATGCCACGGATGGACGGGCGGCAGGTGCTCGGCGCGGTGAAGCAGGACGAGGACCTGCGGACCATCCCCATCGTGGTGCTGACCACCTCGAACGCGGACACCGACATCGTGGGCAGCTACACGCTGCAGGCCAACGCGTACGTCACCAAGCCGATCGACCTCGACGACTTCAACGACGTGGTGCGGCGCATCGACGAGTTTTTCGGCCGGGTGGTCGTGCTGCCGAAGCGCGCCTGACCTGACCTGTCCGGCCCGGACCGGGCGGCATCGTCCACGCCGCCAGGCCCGACATCGCCCCCCGCCGCTCCGGGGAGGCCCCCGCACGCCCGCATGCTGAACAATTTTCCCGAACACCCTCGGCCGCTCGCGTGGCGACCGAGGATCCAGGTGGGGAAGAAACAGCAGCTGCCTGGGGGGCGACAGTATGAGGTTCTCCGTCGTTGAGACCGGTTACGACCAGCGGCAGGTGGATTCCTGCCTCGATGAGCTGGGGATCCGGTTGTCCCGGCTCGCGGCGCGTGCGGAGGGCGCCGCCGGGACCTCCCGGGTCTGGGACGAGATCCGCGAGGAGGCAACCTGGCTCAGCGGGCTGCTCCAGCGGCTGGATCTGGGCGACCCCGGGAGACCTCGGCATTCTGGCGACGCCGTGCGGCGGGAGGCGGCCGAGATCCTGGCCCTGGCCCGGATCGAGCTGGACGAGGCCCGCGCGGAGGCCCGGCAGGTGCGCGAGCGGGCGTACGCGGAGGCCATGCAGGCCCGGCGCGACTTCGAGGCGGCGCTGGACGCCCGCCGGCGGCGCGAGGAGCGGGTGGACGAGATTCTCGGCGGGGTGACCGCCGAGCCGGTACCCGCCGACGCCCCGACCGCGGCGGCGGGCACGGGCGTACCGGCGACCCGGGTGGCTGCCGGCGGCCGGGACGTGGGCCGGGAGCCGCCGGCCGGGCGGGACGGCGCGCACCGCCGCTGAGGCCCCTGCGCGCCCACACGGTCGCGCCACGACCGCCGTGTGCCCACGTGGGGGCAGCTCACTGCGCCTCAGGTGGTGAGCGCCGCCGCGACGGTCGTCGCCCGCTCCTCGTGCTGGGCGTACGCGTCGGGGAAGGCGGAGATCTGCACGGCCTGGGCGGCGGCGGTGACGCTCATGTCCTGCCAGCCCGGGATCTCGTTGAGCGCCTCGTAGAAGGCCCGCGCGGCGTACGACGGGCGCATCAGCTCGGCCACCGTGCCCCAGCCGCTGCTGGGCCGCTGCTGGAACAGCCCGACCGAGTCGTGGTCGGAGCCGCTGCCCTGGTTCGCGTACTGCGCCGACTCCGGCAGCACGTCGCTGGCCAGGTTGTAGAGGTTGCTCTCCTGCATGGCGGTGGCCAGCGCCACCACCAGCGCGCGGCGCGGCATCTTCATCTCCAGGCCGACGTCAACGATGATCTTGGCGTTGTCCATCTGGGCCTGGTCGAGTCCGGCTACCGGTCGGGGTCGGCGCGGCTTGACCGGCTTCTTGGCGGCCGCCTTGCGTACGGCGGTGCGGGTGGGGGTGGGCTTCGGGGTCGGGCTGGGGATGACCCGCGTGGGGGCGGCGTCACGGTCCAGCGACCGGGAGGCGCGCTCGTCGGCGATGGCGGCGCGGTCGGCAACCGCTTCGGCCAGCGGCTCCACGGGGCGGATGGTGTCCTCGCCGCCCCGGGCGGTGGTGACCGCGACCAGGCTGAGGCAGCAGGTGACACCGGTGGCCAGGGCGACCCGCAGCGGGGTCGAGCCCAGCAGGGAGCGGCGGGGCGGCTCGACGGCCCGGTGGCGGCCGATCGTCCGTTCGGTTGATGCGGCGTCGCTCGAGCGGGTGGTCAGGCGCGCGTCGGTCAGCTTCTCGTCGGCGGGGTCGTCGCGATGCACCCGCCGAGGCTAAAGAAGCGGCTGCCCGATGCCATCGGCCCGTACGGTGGCATGCGCCACAATTTGCCCCGATCTTGGCGACAATAAGGGGCAAGCACTTCACAAGGCTGATCAACTGCACCCTTCGGGCGAGCCGGTTATTCCCGATTCGCCCGGCGAAGGCGGTCCCGGCCGACGTCGTCGGCGTCGGTTCCGGCCGCTCATCAGGGCTCACCCTTACGACCGATGGCCTGTCCGCCGAACGGCCGAGGCCTTGGCGTGGCCGTTCGGTGGACGGACGACCCCGGTGGTGACCGGATCAGTGCCGGCCGTTCTCCGCCGGGGTGACGGTCAGCCGGTGCCGGCTGTTGTCGCCGCTGGAGAACGGCCAGAGCCGGTCGGCGTACTCGACCAGGTCAGCCAGCTGCTGCCGGCTCAGGCCGGCGGAGGAGATCGAGGCGTGCACGTCGGCGCGGTACCGGCCGTCGTCGTCGCGCCCCAGCTTCGCCTCGGCCCGCACCTGGACGGTGTGCGCCTCGTCGGTGATCTCCCCAGCCGCCTCCACCGCCGCGTGGTGCAGGCAGGACGCGAAGGCCGCCGCCAGCAACTGCTCCGGCCTCAGCCCGGTGCAGTGCGCTGCCAGCGGCGAGGCCAGCGCGGTGGAGAGTCCGCCATCGTCGGTGCGTACGTGGCCGCCCTCGGCGGTCGCGGTGGCCTCATGCAGCCAGGAACTCGGATCCGGCATCGCGTTCCTCCCGTCGCTCACCCGCCCGACTTCCCGGCCGTCGTCCGGCGAAACGCCGCGGGGCCGCGCGGTCAGCGCCCGCCGGACTGGTCCGACCCGTCGGCCACCTGCACCGCCTCGGTGGCCTCCATCGCGGCCTGTTCGGTCCACGGCGACGTCGGAGCCGGCTGGCGCGCCGTGGGAACCAGCATCGGCACGTACACCCGGGCGTCCACGGCTTCGGCCAGCAGGAGCGCAGCGAACAGGCTGGTCGGGCGCCGCGCCGGGTCCTCGGCCATGCAGGAGCGGCACAGCTCGGCCACCTCAGGCGGGAGCCCGTCGATCTCGGGCAGCGGCTCCGGTGGCCGGCGGCCGCGGGCGCCCAGCAGCTCGACGGTGCTGTCCGCCGCGTACGGCAGCCGGCCGGTGAGGCAGTAGTAGAGCAGCACGCCGAGGGCGTACATGTCGGCCGCCGGGGTGGCTGGCGCGCCGTCGAACTGCTCGGGCGCCAGGTACGCCGGGGTGCCCACGATCATCCCCTCCGGCATCGGCTCCGGCGCGCCGGCCGAGGTGGCGATGCCGAAGTCGAGCACCTTCACGCCGGAGGGGGTGAGCATGACGTTGGCCGGCTTGACGTCGCGGTGCACGATGCCGCTCGCGTGCGCGGCGGCCAGCGCGGCGCCGACCTCCGCGCAGACCCGTACCGAGATCCGCCAGTCCAGCGGACCGGCCCGCAGGTGCGCGGCGAGGGTCTCCCCCTCGGCCAGCTCCATCACGATGTACGGCACCCGGCGACCGGGCAACGCGGAGGAGGAGGTGCCGAAGTCGTGCACGCTCGCCACGTTCGGATGCACCAGGCGCGCCGCGGAGCGCGCCTCGGCCTGGATGCGCTCCACCGGGCCGTGCTGGCCGTCCACTCCCGGCGAGATCAGCTTCACCGCGACCGGCCGGTCCAGCACCCGGTCATGGGCTTGCCACACCTCGGACATGCCGCCAATGCCGATGCGCCGTTCGAGCCGGTATCGCCCGTCCAGCGTGCGCATTGACCGCTCCTCGCCCTCGTACCGCCGACGGCGGCGCCTCCGATTGCGGTACCCGAGCCCCGAGCTGGGCAAACCGTCGCGGAAATCGGGGGGCCGCCGGGCCGCGCACCCGCTGCGGTGCGGGCGGTGGGTGCGGTAGCTTGCGAGCCAGGGCCGGTGCCACCCAACGTGCCGGCACGGTCACCTGAGGGGACGCCGCGATGGGCGAGGTCACCGTACGCTTCATCGGCGGGCCCGCTGACGGCCTGGTCCGGGACGTGCCGGCCGGGCCGGACGGCGCCCCGCCGCCGCGCTGGATCATGCGACACCCGGATGGCACCGGGCCGATGCAGGCCGGCCCCGACCACCTCTACGAGCGCGACCGGCCGGACGGCGTGGGCGGCTGGAGCATGCGGTTCGTGCGCACCGACCCGTTCGGGGTGTCCGAGTGACCCCGGGGCGGAGCTGACCGGCGGTGACACCCACCCGCCGCCGACCCGCCCGCACAGCTGGCACACAGGTGCCGCAGAGGCGTGCCACAGGTGCCCCGCCCACGATGGGGGACATGGTCATGGACGGGCAGGCCGCGCCCAGCCGCATCGAGCTACGCCGGCCAGACGGCGAGCCGGTCCGGGTGCTGGTGGTCGACGACGAGCCGACGCTGACCGACCTGCTGTCGATGGCGCTGCGCTACGAGGGCTGGCAGGTGCGCAGCGCCGGCAACGGCACGGCGGCGTTGAACACCGCGCGGCAGTTCCAGCCGGACGCCGTGGTGCTCGACGTGATGCTGCCCGACCTGGACGGCTTCCAGGTGCTGCG is part of the Micromonospora cremea genome and encodes:
- a CDS encoding spermidine synthase, translating into MNRAADRLELVADPVRRTGRMLLSGGVEQSYVDVEDPRHLHFEYVRRIASAVELAAPAGDPLSALHLGGGALTLPRWLATTRPGSPQRVIERDPAVVELVARELPPLPPEVEVEVADAREAVAASPAGRYDLVVADIYRAARMPRHVRTVEFAAEVARTLRPDGLYLVNVTDLPPLVGTRVQVATLRAVFGDVCVLGDRRMLRGRRYGNLVLAATSPAGGLPVGRLAVAALRDPVPGGLLHAVALDGFVAGARPVTDADNAAQK
- a CDS encoding DUF2267 domain-containing protein, with the protein product MRKQMEGDNQRRRALARQAREQGRQPSEFGASLSASKQLTSLDQGRRDGPGPAGHHKPDSTRGGPAPPQVGTPDNPRPQTSPPASAAGASSVGYQELVEDVRRRAGVDFRTAKVGTEATVLVLAFALEAAERQRLLTAVPTSLHDVLPVDGVERHRDLPGFLAEVGRISGRTPEQARYQAEATLAALAEQDGDLVESLHVPDGLRDLLNPPEAGGGLVGASTTTPTLDAAELRAALDDLPYWAGDSDALFRVVALPPDNLDRVLDRLDQLRQETGRAPSIGRPGGTAAVLTVRTNQADGVTALDVDLAHRIDDAIDEVGAGMAGG
- a CDS encoding STAS domain-containing protein, which translates into the protein MSSQLLTIEVTRLDTGHVRLGLTGDLDYDTAPDLIAAVAELRGDDQQSLMIDLTGVSLCDSSGLSALLVVHRAAGAIRLTGVSPQLQRMLDRTGLGELLAVEHAADDLRAIS
- a CDS encoding PP2C family protein-serine/threonine phosphatase, with the translated sequence MTVADARDWDPGDGRISTPSTTRAPAWSAAGPVRPTAALPPLAPYRGQVPPDWSEVVEHFREGLVVCDADGVVRHVSPVAERLLPEVVPGELLAAAGVPALSDGSPGGFTHRGRRLTARCVPLSGSRCCWYVEDITESVSRADALLAERARSAFLAVVGDKLGNPLHPDRAAAAVVRLAVPSLAEVAVLVLAPRSGRARWWRASRTDDEAPMVDSGVLAGGDLPAAIADGLTGVEPHAVDWLVEQAVDAGWLPGLPGTESAARVVPLPGGDAPVGVLLVARRATRPYDEDDVELIRAFAARAGAALTTALLYRDQAEVADTLQASLLPVEPAETAGVQWGTAYRPAQAGLRIGGDFYGSHRLADGGSLFFLGDVSGKGVEAAVFTGQLRQCLQALHRVESHPGRLLRLLNDALLETTQAHGQGRFATIVLGVARPEREGGLTLTMAGGGHLPPLVLRASGEVETVPRRGMLIGVVPDPRVGEVTVRLAPGETCLLYSDGVTEARGGRRGDEQFGPERLVTAVTDCQRMPAPALAERVEQVTCDWLAHGDHDDIAVLALRAVGPGGRASRHLHAVPRPAATDQQRET
- a CDS encoding cobalamin B12-binding domain-containing protein yields the protein MTAPSTAADPTDVYPGYLDCLADADEYAAIEVALGLLDAGLPAERVLLDLVAPAQSEVGERWARNEWSVAQEHAATHISERVVAAVAAHANPRPTRGRVVVACMDGEWHALPPRLVAEVLRLRGWQVTFLGASVPAAHLVSYLHQHDAHAVALACALPVRLPHAHRMIEACRRSDVPVVVGGRGFGADGRWARRLGAPWAADAPAAAELIADERALRRVPPAQLSHLADDEYASLVRRRGELIDSALADLCERVPATRAYTAAQLDSTVSDLGHIVDFLAAALYVDDASLFTEFVEWLVGILTSRGVPAAAVDLPLVHYAAALRDFPRAVRALTLGRTALLAAGGSAAR
- a CDS encoding STAS domain-containing protein codes for the protein MTFSVRYAGRDGDGYCLRLAGELDLSTAPELAAAIDRLSDAGESRVLLDLTDLTFCDSTGMAVFVRGDNRAAAEGGWLRLTGASGRVERVLRVTGLADVLHYQPDTVDPASQSAS
- a CDS encoding response regulator — its product is MGADSSHPVRILVVDDDPGDVLMIEEALADSDVDKVIDVVSDGEEAMEFLRAEGRHLEARRPDVILLDLNMPRMDGRQVLGAVKQDEDLRTIPIVVLTTSNADTDIVGSYTLQANAYVTKPIDLDDFNDVVRRIDEFFGRVVVLPKRA
- a CDS encoding ATPase, with the protein product MRFSVVETGYDQRQVDSCLDELGIRLSRLAARAEGAAGTSRVWDEIREEATWLSGLLQRLDLGDPGRPRHSGDAVRREAAEILALARIELDEARAEARQVRERAYAEAMQARRDFEAALDARRRREERVDEILGGVTAEPVPADAPTAAAGTGVPATRVAAGGRDVGREPPAGRDGAHRR
- a CDS encoding OsmC family protein, with the protein product MPDPSSWLHEATATAEGGHVRTDDGGLSTALASPLAAHCTGLRPEQLLAAAFASCLHHAAVEAAGEITDEAHTVQVRAEAKLGRDDDGRYRADVHASISSAGLSRQQLADLVEYADRLWPFSSGDNSRHRLTVTPAENGRH
- a CDS encoding serine/threonine-protein kinase, whose product is MRTLDGRYRLERRIGIGGMSEVWQAHDRVLDRPVAVKLISPGVDGQHGPVERIQAEARSAARLVHPNVASVHDFGTSSSALPGRRVPYIVMELAEGETLAAHLRAGPLDWRISVRVCAEVGAALAAAHASGIVHRDVKPANVMLTPSGVKVLDFGIATSAGAPEPMPEGMIVGTPAYLAPEQFDGAPATPAADMYALGVLLYYCLTGRLPYAADSTVELLGARGRRPPEPLPEIDGLPPEVAELCRSCMAEDPARRPTSLFAALLLAEAVDARVYVPMLVPTARQPAPTSPWTEQAAMEATEAVQVADGSDQSGGR